A part of Magnetospirillum sp. ME-1 genomic DNA contains:
- a CDS encoding cupin domain-containing protein — protein sequence MSGCRIRIWIGALLLLIAGTAAGEAATPADTYQAIEAVNAQLAAFHDANGTMPAVDPQAPPLTERLPRHVLQKAREVLLKIQAVRQLNGLPLQPVPEIAVREVQPDDVKFFVEKMLLGLKDLRPIFGNPPVAKMTRPSREMGPTDNFAALRRAELQVDGLGLPATSPNDVMRIALSIVNDLELVRSSLGVTAPVPPPPVIPARRPVDTYDNAIGLLVDIKVLTESNPNLVIPMGVVLPERRNGTIKPAHVMDLLGTVLAEISAIKAKTGVTIPTVLAPPQTGMTPSDVHSAVSHARALVASLPGARVGGTPDGIRKVYEPAAVRKDGTTNRVYTVEDFAKPDAKMVRRHVISQTEHAVVTGWHVLPGQGLEPHRHPEGQDTWVVLAGEADYLMGGGKSRKIKTGDIAIATTGQVHGARNTGTSPFIFVSTVTPADAGVEPGEN from the coding sequence ATGTCGGGCTGCCGTATTCGGATTTGGATCGGGGCGTTATTGCTCCTTATCGCTGGCACTGCAGCCGGCGAGGCAGCGACTCCCGCCGACACCTACCAGGCCATCGAAGCCGTCAACGCCCAACTCGCGGCTTTCCATGATGCGAATGGCACCATGCCGGCGGTGGATCCCCAGGCGCCGCCCCTGACGGAACGGCTGCCCCGCCACGTCCTGCAGAAAGCCCGCGAGGTGCTTTTGAAGATTCAGGCCGTCCGCCAGCTCAATGGACTGCCGCTCCAGCCGGTGCCTGAAATAGCGGTGCGCGAGGTCCAGCCCGACGACGTCAAGTTCTTCGTCGAGAAGATGCTGCTGGGCTTGAAGGATTTGCGGCCGATCTTCGGCAACCCTCCGGTTGCCAAGATGACCCGGCCATCGCGGGAAATGGGGCCGACCGATAATTTCGCGGCACTGCGCCGGGCGGAGCTGCAGGTGGATGGCCTGGGACTGCCGGCGACATCTCCCAATGACGTCATGCGGATTGCGCTTTCTATCGTCAATGATCTGGAACTCGTGAGGTCGTCTCTGGGCGTTACCGCGCCGGTGCCTCCGCCGCCGGTCATTCCGGCCCGGCGACCGGTGGATACCTACGACAACGCCATCGGCCTGCTGGTAGACATCAAGGTGCTAACCGAGAGCAACCCGAATCTGGTCATCCCCATGGGGGTCGTCCTCCCCGAACGCCGGAACGGAACCATCAAGCCGGCCCATGTCATGGACCTCCTGGGGACCGTATTGGCCGAAATTTCCGCGATCAAGGCAAAGACCGGGGTTACGATTCCCACCGTGCTGGCCCCGCCCCAGACCGGCATGACTCCATCGGACGTCCATTCGGCGGTCTCCCATGCCCGCGCCCTGGTCGCCAGCCTTCCCGGAGCGCGGGTCGGCGGTACGCCCGATGGCATCCGCAAGGTTTACGAACCCGCTGCCGTTCGAAAGGACGGAACAACGAACAGGGTCTACACCGTCGAGGATTTCGCCAAGCCCGATGCCAAGATGGTCCGGCGCCATGTCATCAGCCAAACGGAGCATGCCGTGGTCACCGGCTGGCATGTCTTGCCGGGACAGGGGCTCGAGCCGCATCGCCATCCCGAAGGACAGGACACCTGGGTGGTGCTGGCGGGCGAGGCCGATTACCTGATGGGTGGCGGCAAGAGCCGTAAGATCAAGACCGGCGACATCGCCATCGCCACCACCGGGCAGGTGCATGGTGCCCGCAACACCGGAACCTCCCCCTTCATTTTCGTCTCCACGGTCACCCCGGCCGATGCCGGGGTCGAGCCGGGCGAGAACTAG
- a CDS encoding 4Fe-4S dicluster domain-containing protein, whose product MTTKAMAVPSRQIAFVVDLNKCIGCQTCTVACKRLWTGHPGQAFMYWRNVETAPGQGYPRNWTAKGGGYKDGELQKGKRPGAADYGVPFEFDYDGRLFQGKADRARPSPTPHSAPNWDEEQGAGEYPNNHYFFLPRMCNHCSQPACLEACPNDAIYRRVQDGINVINLDKCKGTGSCVEACPYGKAFLNMADLKGNKCIGCYPRIEKGVASACVAQCAGRAMHVGFLDDMNSSVHKLVNVFKVALPLYPEKGTKPNVFYIPPAFGPMVEDAQGNLTNTPKIPLAYLEQLFGREVGSALALLRSERSRKMSGMPSEVMDTMIGVRSADMMISPLT is encoded by the coding sequence ATGACCACCAAAGCAATGGCGGTTCCCAGCCGGCAGATCGCCTTCGTCGTCGACCTCAACAAGTGCATCGGCTGCCAGACCTGCACCGTGGCCTGCAAGCGGCTGTGGACCGGCCATCCCGGCCAGGCCTTCATGTACTGGCGCAACGTCGAGACCGCCCCGGGCCAGGGCTATCCCCGCAACTGGACGGCCAAGGGCGGCGGCTACAAGGACGGCGAATTGCAGAAGGGAAAGCGCCCCGGCGCCGCCGATTACGGCGTGCCCTTCGAATTCGATTATGACGGCCGCCTGTTCCAGGGCAAGGCCGACCGGGCGCGTCCCAGCCCGACGCCCCACAGCGCCCCCAACTGGGACGAGGAACAGGGCGCCGGCGAATATCCCAACAACCACTATTTCTTCCTGCCGCGCATGTGCAATCACTGCTCGCAGCCGGCCTGTCTCGAAGCGTGCCCCAACGACGCCATCTACCGTCGCGTCCAGGACGGCATCAACGTCATCAACCTGGACAAGTGCAAGGGCACCGGGTCGTGCGTCGAAGCCTGCCCCTACGGCAAGGCCTTCCTCAACATGGCCGATCTCAAGGGCAACAAGTGCATCGGCTGCTATCCCCGCATCGAGAAGGGCGTGGCCTCGGCCTGCGTCGCCCAATGCGCCGGCCGCGCCATGCATGTGGGCTTCCTCGACGACATGAACAGCTCGGTCCACAAGCTGGTCAACGTCTTCAAGGTCGCCCTGCCGCTCTACCCCGAGAAGGGCACCAAGCCCAACGTCTTCTACATTCCGCCGGCCTTCGGCCCCATGGTCGAGGACGCCCAGGGCAACCTGACCAACACGCCCAAAATCCCGCTGGCCTATCTCGAACAGCTGTTCGGACGCGAGGTCGGCTCGGCCTTGGCCCTGCTGCGGTCCGAGCGCAGCCGCAAGATGAGCGGCATGCCCTCCGAAGTGATGGACACCATGATCGGAGTGCGCAGCGCCGACATGATGATCTCTCCCCTGACCTGA
- the moaA gene encoding GTP 3',8-cyclase MoaA, with protein MLMDRHGRKISYLRVSVTDRCNLRCLYCMAEDPEFLPRRDVLTLEELARICRAFIARGVRKIRLTGGEPLVRRNIISLVADLGSLIGQNGLDELTLTTNGTQLARYASLLAQAGMRRVNVSLDTLDPDRFRLLTRGGRVETVIEGIIAARKAGLAVKVNAVALEGQPPREWDRLIGWCGGLGLDLCLIEAMPMGGGASIGPSLSLPRLRDELAQRWTLTDSGHRTSGPARYVDVAETGRRIGFITPLSHGFCGSCDRMRLTCTGMVYPCLGRDDGFNLGAALRADSTGAMLEDVIDDAVAGKALGHDFAHLRQSRPMSMTGG; from the coding sequence ATGTTGATGGATCGTCACGGACGGAAGATTTCCTATCTGCGGGTCTCGGTGACCGACCGCTGCAATCTCCGCTGCCTGTACTGCATGGCCGAAGATCCCGAGTTTCTGCCGCGGCGGGATGTGCTGACCCTTGAGGAACTGGCCAGAATCTGCCGCGCCTTCATCGCCCGTGGCGTGCGCAAAATCCGCCTGACCGGGGGAGAGCCGCTGGTGCGGCGCAACATCATCAGCCTCGTGGCCGATTTAGGATCGCTGATCGGACAGAATGGGCTCGACGAACTGACCCTGACCACCAACGGCACTCAGCTGGCGCGGTACGCGTCATTGCTGGCGCAGGCCGGCATGCGCCGGGTCAATGTATCCCTCGACACCCTTGACCCCGACCGCTTTCGCCTGCTGACCCGAGGCGGCAGGGTCGAGACGGTCATCGAGGGTATCATTGCCGCGCGCAAGGCCGGACTGGCCGTCAAGGTCAACGCCGTGGCGCTGGAGGGACAGCCGCCCAGGGAATGGGACCGCCTGATCGGCTGGTGTGGCGGCCTCGGCCTCGATCTCTGTCTGATCGAAGCCATGCCCATGGGCGGAGGCGCAAGCATCGGGCCGTCATTATCGCTGCCCCGGCTGCGAGACGAGCTTGCGCAACGCTGGACGCTGACCGACTCGGGTCACCGCACCAGCGGTCCCGCCCGCTATGTGGATGTGGCGGAAACCGGTAGACGGATCGGCTTCATCACCCCGCTCAGTCATGGTTTCTGCGGCAGTTGCGACCGCATGCGGCTGACCTGTACCGGCATGGTCTATCCCTGCCTGGGACGGGACGACGGCTTCAATCTGGGGGCTGCTCTCAGAGCGGATTCCACCGGCGCCATGCTGGAAGACGTCATTGATGACGCCGTCGCCGGCAAGGCCCTGGGCCACGACTTTGCCCATCTGCGTCAGTCGCGCCCCATGAGCATGACCGGCGGCTGA
- a CDS encoding molybdopterin-dependent oxidoreductase has translation MAERSRRSFLKTAGATSLGVGLAGTFSFRALAATDPGRDFDYSGWEQFHRDQWSWDKKTRGAHLINCTGACPHYVYQKNGVILREEQSKDAPMLKGVPEYNPRGCNKGECATDYVYSATRLKYPLIRVGERGEGKWRRASWDEALGMIADKIVDTIKMEGPDAISVYSPVPAVAPVSFSGGHRFAHLIGAHTHTFFDWYGDQPPGQTQTCGVQGDTSEAADWYNARYIVLWGANPSQTRIPDAHFLAEASLNGTKIVSIAPDYNASTIKADLWVHPKPGTDVALALGMAHVIIKEKLFDAHNLKEQTDMPLLVRSDTRMFLRESDLVADGSKNRFYAWDMKTGMPVLMRGSWGDDPEVKPTVQPPFLARNTLTFPDGTLDLGALDPALEGKFKIKLLNGKTVECQPVYELYRARIMADYTPEKVAAITGVNAKTVVQVGREYAMAKPAMIITGGGTGHWYYSDILMRVFHFLSSLTANEGKNGGGVNHYIGQWKPTFVPGVAALSFPQGAGKQRFCQTTIWSYVHGEAYDGMEKVGIDTGKYLKQSLDTKQMPIYPRDGRDPKVFICYRGNFLNQAKGQKYVLRNLWPKLDLIVTANIRMDSQALYSDIVLPSAHWYEKTDLNVTEEHTFINMTEPAIAPMWESKTDWQIFKALTKKVEEAAIAKGFKSFFDEQFKWNRDLATLSAQFTDNGKLDTDEAAAQFILDNAPQSKGITLDQIREKPVRFKANWTSPMKEGVPYTPFQFFAVNKRPWPTLTGRQQFYIDHEVFFSLGVELPVYKAPIDADKYPLRFNTPHSRHAIHSTFKDNPLMLRLQRGGPMVEIPRAEAEARGLKDNDWAEIFNDHGKVIVRVKVKDGEQPGRISMYHTPELYMDLIEGSSQSVCPIRITPTHLVGNYGHLLFRPNYYGPGGSQRDTRVEMRKYTGTVTKQL, from the coding sequence ATGGCCGAACGTTCACGCCGTTCATTCCTCAAGACCGCCGGGGCCACGTCCCTGGGGGTGGGGCTTGCCGGAACTTTCTCCTTCCGCGCCCTGGCCGCCACGGATCCCGGCCGGGATTTCGACTACAGCGGCTGGGAGCAGTTTCACCGTGACCAGTGGAGCTGGGACAAGAAGACCCGTGGCGCCCACCTCATCAACTGCACCGGTGCCTGCCCCCATTACGTCTACCAGAAGAACGGCGTGATCCTGCGTGAGGAGCAGTCCAAGGACGCTCCCATGCTGAAGGGCGTGCCCGAGTACAATCCGCGTGGCTGTAACAAGGGCGAATGCGCCACCGACTACGTCTACAGCGCCACCCGCCTGAAGTATCCGCTGATCCGGGTCGGCGAGCGCGGCGAGGGCAAGTGGCGCCGGGCCAGCTGGGACGAGGCGCTCGGCATGATCGCCGACAAGATCGTCGATACCATCAAGATGGAAGGCCCCGACGCCATCAGCGTCTATTCGCCGGTCCCGGCCGTGGCGCCGGTGTCGTTCTCGGGCGGTCACCGCTTCGCCCACCTGATCGGCGCCCATACCCACACCTTCTTCGACTGGTATGGCGACCAGCCTCCCGGCCAGACTCAGACCTGCGGCGTCCAGGGCGACACCAGCGAGGCGGCGGATTGGTACAATGCCCGCTATATCGTCCTGTGGGGCGCCAATCCCTCCCAGACCCGCATTCCCGACGCGCATTTCCTGGCCGAAGCGTCGTTGAACGGCACCAAGATCGTCAGCATCGCGCCCGATTACAACGCCTCGACCATCAAGGCCGATCTGTGGGTTCACCCCAAGCCCGGCACCGACGTGGCCCTGGCGCTGGGCATGGCCCACGTCATCATCAAGGAAAAGCTGTTCGACGCCCATAACCTGAAGGAGCAGACCGACATGCCCCTTCTGGTGCGCTCGGACACCAGGATGTTCCTGCGCGAATCCGATCTGGTGGCCGATGGCTCCAAGAACCGGTTCTACGCCTGGGACATGAAGACCGGCATGCCGGTGCTGATGCGTGGCAGCTGGGGCGATGATCCCGAGGTCAAGCCGACGGTGCAGCCCCCCTTCCTGGCCCGCAACACGCTGACCTTCCCCGACGGCACCCTTGACCTCGGTGCCCTGGATCCGGCCCTGGAAGGCAAGTTCAAGATCAAGCTGCTGAACGGCAAGACCGTGGAATGCCAGCCGGTCTACGAGCTCTACCGCGCCCGCATCATGGCCGATTACACCCCCGAGAAGGTGGCGGCCATCACCGGCGTCAACGCCAAGACCGTGGTCCAGGTGGGCCGTGAATACGCCATGGCCAAGCCGGCCATGATCATCACCGGCGGCGGCACCGGCCACTGGTACTACTCCGACATCCTGATGCGGGTGTTCCACTTCCTGTCGTCGCTGACCGCCAACGAGGGCAAGAATGGCGGTGGCGTCAATCACTATATCGGCCAGTGGAAGCCGACCTTCGTGCCCGGCGTCGCCGCCCTGTCCTTCCCGCAGGGCGCCGGCAAGCAGCGCTTCTGCCAGACCACCATCTGGTCCTATGTCCACGGCGAAGCCTATGACGGCATGGAGAAGGTGGGCATCGACACCGGCAAGTATCTGAAGCAGTCCCTCGATACCAAGCAGATGCCCATCTACCCCCGCGACGGGCGCGACCCCAAAGTCTTCATCTGCTATCGCGGCAACTTCCTCAATCAGGCCAAGGGGCAGAAATACGTGCTCCGCAACCTGTGGCCCAAGCTGGACCTGATCGTTACCGCCAACATCCGCATGGACAGCCAGGCGCTGTACTCGGACATCGTGCTGCCCTCGGCCCATTGGTACGAGAAGACCGACCTCAACGTCACCGAGGAACACACCTTCATCAACATGACCGAGCCGGCCATCGCTCCCATGTGGGAATCCAAGACCGACTGGCAAATTTTCAAGGCACTGACCAAGAAGGTCGAGGAAGCGGCCATCGCCAAGGGCTTCAAGTCGTTCTTCGACGAGCAGTTCAAGTGGAACCGCGATCTCGCCACCCTGTCGGCGCAGTTCACCGACAACGGCAAGCTCGATACCGACGAGGCCGCCGCCCAGTTCATCCTGGACAACGCGCCCCAGAGCAAGGGCATCACCCTGGACCAGATTCGCGAGAAGCCGGTGCGCTTCAAGGCCAACTGGACCTCGCCCATGAAGGAAGGGGTGCCCTACACGCCGTTCCAGTTCTTCGCCGTCAACAAGCGCCCCTGGCCGACGCTGACCGGCCGCCAGCAGTTCTACATCGACCACGAGGTGTTCTTCTCCCTGGGGGTCGAACTGCCGGTCTACAAGGCGCCCATCGACGCCGACAAGTATCCGCTGCGCTTCAACACGCCGCATTCGCGCCACGCCATCCATTCCACCTTCAAGGACAATCCGCTGATGCTGCGGCTTCAGCGCGGCGGCCCCATGGTGGAAATTCCCCGCGCCGAGGCCGAGGCCCGCGGCCTCAAGGACAACGACTGGGCGGAGATCTTCAACGATCACGGCAAGGTCATCGTCCGGGTCAAGGTAAAGGACGGCGAGCAGCCGGGCCGCATCTCCATGTACCACACGCCCGAGCTCTACATGGACCTGATCGAGGGCAGCAGCCAGAGCGTCTGCCCCATCCGCATCACCCCCACCCATCTGGTCGGCAATTACGGCCACCTGCTATTCAGGCCCAATTACTACGGCCCCGGCGGCAGCCAGCGCGACACGCGGGTGGAGATGCGCAAGTACACGGGAACCGTCACCAAGCAGCTGTGA
- a CDS encoding molecular chaperone TorD family protein — MIPEPRMAAFRAEAYGLLAEAFSYPEEMICRNIIDGQLQAELCDTISQVYPGSAVAVLALAEELAVPSGTDCDAVESAYLCSFELDAPSSPCPLYEGAHIRDTERAEILLEVKSFYQNFGLAVSADLNAPEDHLTAELEFMAFLAAKQADAEETGKDPAPYLMAQRDFLERHLGRWLPLLATTAEHKVAFGFYRAMCRLVGTYVAGDLDLMQRQVPRVPSAARVEH; from the coding sequence ATGATCCCCGAACCCAGAATGGCCGCGTTCCGCGCCGAAGCCTATGGCCTGCTGGCCGAAGCCTTCTCCTATCCCGAGGAGATGATCTGCCGGAACATCATCGACGGCCAGCTCCAGGCCGAGCTGTGCGACACCATTTCCCAGGTCTATCCCGGTTCGGCCGTCGCCGTGCTGGCCCTGGCCGAAGAACTGGCCGTGCCGTCGGGGACTGACTGCGACGCGGTGGAGAGCGCCTATCTCTGCAGCTTCGAACTGGACGCGCCGTCGTCGCCCTGCCCGCTTTACGAAGGGGCTCATATCCGCGACACCGAGCGGGCCGAAATCCTGCTGGAAGTCAAATCCTTCTATCAGAATTTCGGCCTGGCGGTGTCCGCCGACCTCAACGCCCCCGAGGACCATCTGACGGCCGAGCTTGAGTTCATGGCTTTCCTGGCCGCCAAGCAGGCGGATGCCGAAGAGACGGGGAAGGATCCAGCCCCCTACCTTATGGCGCAGCGCGACTTCCTCGAACGGCATCTCGGACGTTGGCTGCCGCTCCTGGCGACCACCGCCGAACACAAGGTGGCCTTCGGGTTTTATCGGGCCATGTGTCGCCTGGTGGGCACCTACGTCGCCGGCGACCTGGACCTGATGCAGCGCCAGGTCCCCCGGGTGCCGTCCGCCGCCCGGGTGGAGCACTGA
- a CDS encoding sigma-54-dependent transcriptional regulator — translation MPHILLVDDDRAICRTLDLHFQQIEYTVTVAHSAEDGINKAEDADIDVVISDVRLPGADGMQLLSSIKTRRPTLPVIMITAFHDFETTVAAMQGGAIDYVPKPIDLDELDAAVERALSQGRSGEGLVIGTAAGAGTTQIIGQSFVMKEVFKRIGLVAQSRITVQILGESGTGKELVARAVHNASADRHHPFVAVNCAALVETLLESEMFGHERGAFTGAVSAHKGKVEQVGEGTLFLDEIAELSPPMQSKLLRILEEREYTPVGGSQVKTSKARFITATNVDLKERVALGQFREDLYYRLNVATINLPPLRERRGDIPLLTEFLLKKINKDLRKTIRRVSAEAIACLEDYHWPGNVRELENVLMKAAVLQRGDVLTPDCLPPELRHRVQAGEASESVCSGTLCSLRELERDHIRRVLAETNWHKGKACDILGVSRPRLERRIKEFGLVSPRGKNGDDD, via the coding sequence ATGCCACACATCCTGCTCGTCGATGACGACCGCGCCATCTGCCGGACCCTGGACCTGCATTTCCAGCAGATCGAGTACACGGTCACCGTCGCGCATTCGGCCGAGGACGGCATCAACAAGGCTGAGGATGCTGACATCGACGTGGTGATTTCCGATGTCCGCCTGCCGGGAGCGGACGGCATGCAACTCCTTTCCTCCATCAAGACTCGGCGCCCGACCTTGCCGGTGATCATGATCACCGCCTTCCATGATTTCGAGACCACGGTGGCGGCCATGCAGGGGGGCGCTATCGATTATGTCCCCAAGCCCATCGACCTGGACGAACTGGATGCGGCGGTGGAGCGGGCCCTGTCGCAAGGCCGCTCCGGCGAGGGATTGGTGATCGGCACCGCCGCTGGAGCCGGAACCACACAGATCATCGGCCAGTCCTTCGTCATGAAGGAGGTTTTCAAGCGCATCGGGCTGGTGGCGCAAAGCCGCATAACGGTTCAGATCCTGGGCGAATCCGGCACCGGCAAGGAATTGGTGGCCCGCGCCGTCCACAACGCCAGCGCCGACCGTCATCACCCCTTCGTGGCCGTCAATTGCGCCGCCCTGGTGGAAACCTTGCTGGAAAGCGAGATGTTCGGCCACGAGCGCGGCGCCTTCACCGGCGCGGTCAGCGCCCACAAGGGAAAGGTGGAGCAGGTGGGCGAGGGCACCTTGTTCCTGGACGAAATCGCCGAGCTTTCGCCGCCCATGCAAAGCAAGCTTCTGCGTATCCTGGAAGAGCGCGAATACACCCCTGTCGGCGGGTCGCAGGTCAAGACCAGCAAGGCGCGCTTCATTACCGCCACCAATGTGGATCTCAAGGAAAGGGTGGCGTTGGGGCAGTTCCGCGAGGACCTCTATTATCGTCTGAACGTCGCCACTATCAATCTGCCGCCCCTGCGCGAACGGCGCGGCGACATTCCGCTTCTGACCGAATTCCTGTTGAAGAAGATCAACAAGGACCTGCGCAAGACCATCCGGCGGGTATCGGCCGAGGCTATCGCCTGCCTCGAGGACTATCACTGGCCCGGCAATGTGCGCGAACTGGAAAATGTCCTGATGAAGGCGGCGGTGCTTCAGCGCGGTGACGTCCTGACACCGGATTGCTTGCCGCCCGAACTTCGCCACCGCGTGCAGGCCGGGGAGGCCTCGGAGTCGGTCTGTTCCGGCACCCTGTGTTCGCTGCGGGAACTGGAACGCGACCATATCCGCCGTGTGCTGGCGGAGACCAATTGGCACAAGGGAAAGGCCTGCGACATCCTCGGCGTATCCCGCCCCAGGCTGGAGCGGAGGATCAAGGAGTTCGGCCTGGTCTCGCCGCGCGGCAAGAATGGTGACGACGACTGA
- a CDS encoding NapC/NirT family cytochrome c: MRLPRLPRWMLLGAPLGAAAAFFIAGIIFWGGFNTAMEATNTLSFCISCHEMKDTVYKEYVGTVHYANRSGVRAVCSDCHVPHPWVYKIIRKIQASGELYHKVMGSVDTPEKFEAKRLELAKRVWSTMRSTGSRECRNCHSFEAMSKDAQKNTAWRRHSSADEKGKTCIDCHKGIAHKDISSLYEEDEAGAAK, from the coding sequence ATGCGACTGCCCAGGCTTCCCCGTTGGATGCTGCTGGGGGCCCCTTTGGGCGCCGCCGCGGCGTTCTTCATTGCCGGCATCATCTTCTGGGGCGGCTTCAACACCGCAATGGAGGCAACCAATACCCTGAGCTTCTGCATCTCGTGCCACGAGATGAAGGACACCGTCTACAAGGAGTACGTGGGAACCGTTCACTACGCCAACCGCAGCGGTGTGCGGGCGGTGTGCTCCGACTGCCACGTGCCCCATCCCTGGGTCTACAAGATCATCCGCAAGATCCAGGCCTCGGGCGAGCTTTACCACAAGGTCATGGGGTCGGTGGACACCCCCGAGAAATTCGAGGCCAAGCGCCTGGAACTGGCCAAGCGCGTCTGGTCGACCATGAGATCCACCGGCTCGCGGGAATGCCGCAACTGCCATTCCTTCGAGGCCATGTCCAAGGATGCCCAGAAGAACACCGCCTGGCGGCGCCACAGCTCCGCCGACGAGAAGGGCAAGACCTGCATCGATTGCCACAAGGGCATCGCCCACAAGGACATCTCCTCGCTCTACGAAGAGGACGAGGCCGGTGCGGCGAAGTGA
- a CDS encoding cytochrome c family protein: MKKLFPFIVAVGLALFAPAAHAADKAIYEGTKVCGKCHDLQAESWQATGHAKAFDLLKPGIRPEAKAKAKLDPAKDYTADANCLGCHTTGYGEPGGYDPAMQPAQAKSLAAVGCESCHGAGSAFKKEHGDAEGRFKKGGATTDRKVLIEAGQSFDYEKACAKCHGAATKVASPFTPAIDSKYAFDFDKAVRAGGKAKGVHDHFKLIGVFAGEPVHKLRPEFQKNAKEGGE; this comes from the coding sequence ATGAAAAAGCTCTTTCCGTTCATTGTGGCCGTGGGGCTGGCGCTGTTCGCGCCGGCCGCCCACGCGGCCGACAAGGCGATCTATGAAGGCACCAAGGTCTGCGGCAAGTGCCACGACCTTCAGGCCGAATCCTGGCAGGCCACCGGCCACGCCAAGGCCTTCGATCTGTTGAAGCCTGGAATCCGGCCCGAGGCCAAGGCCAAGGCCAAGCTGGACCCGGCCAAGGACTATACCGCCGACGCCAATTGCCTGGGCTGCCACACCACCGGCTATGGCGAGCCGGGTGGCTATGATCCCGCCATGCAGCCCGCCCAGGCCAAGTCCCTGGCGGCGGTGGGCTGCGAGTCCTGCCACGGCGCCGGCAGCGCCTTCAAGAAGGAGCACGGCGATGCCGAGGGCCGCTTCAAGAAGGGCGGCGCCACCACCGACCGCAAGGTTCTGATCGAGGCGGGACAGAGCTTCGACTACGAGAAGGCCTGCGCCAAATGCCATGGCGCCGCCACCAAAGTGGCCAGCCCCTTCACCCCGGCTATCGACTCCAAATACGCCTTCGATTTCGACAAGGCGGTGCGGGCCGGCGGCAAGGCCAAGGGCGTCCATGACCACTTCAAGCTGATCGGCGTCTTCGCAGGCGAACCCGTGCACAAGCTGCGCCCGGAATTCCAGAAGAACGCCAAGGAGGGTGGAGAATGA
- a CDS encoding chlorite dismutase family protein: MKSFNTSRLLALGTALTLTLAVGIGTAAAQGMAKPGDMKAAPMADMKTAPMAPMAPMMADRAKLLTSPGVFGNFSTYKLRADFAKLPAAERKMAAAEVMKVVDKHKDKVIVDAYLTRGFEANSDFLLRVHSMDMAATQSFLVDFRATRFGMNADVTENLVGITKALNYISKDKSPDLNAGLSSATYSGDAPRYTIVIPVKKNAEWWNLTDAQRLKEMETHTMPTLPYLVNVKRKLYHSTGLDDTDFITYFETNDLGAFNNLLLSLASVPENKYHVRWGSPTILGTILPFETVVKTLSGM; the protein is encoded by the coding sequence ATGAAAAGCTTCAATACCAGCCGCCTTCTGGCCCTCGGCACGGCCCTGACCCTGACCCTGGCGGTGGGCATCGGCACCGCCGCCGCCCAGGGCATGGCCAAGCCCGGCGACATGAAGGCCGCCCCCATGGCCGACATGAAGACGGCCCCCATGGCCCCCATGGCGCCGATGATGGCCGATCGGGCCAAGCTGCTGACCTCGCCCGGGGTGTTCGGCAACTTCTCCACCTACAAGCTACGGGCCGACTTCGCCAAGCTGCCTGCCGCCGAGCGCAAGATGGCCGCCGCCGAAGTCATGAAGGTGGTGGACAAGCATAAGGACAAGGTCATCGTCGATGCCTATCTGACCCGTGGCTTCGAGGCCAACAGCGACTTCCTGCTGCGCGTCCATTCCATGGACATGGCGGCCACCCAGTCCTTCCTGGTGGATTTCCGCGCCACCCGCTTCGGCATGAACGCCGACGTCACCGAGAACCTGGTGGGCATCACCAAGGCGCTGAACTACATCTCCAAGGACAAGTCGCCCGACCTCAATGCCGGCCTGTCCTCGGCCACCTATAGCGGCGACGCGCCCCGCTACACCATCGTCATTCCGGTCAAGAAGAATGCCGAGTGGTGGAACCTGACCGACGCCCAGCGGCTGAAGGAGATGGAGACCCACACCATGCCGACGCTCCCCTATCTGGTGAACGTCAAGCGCAAGCTCTATCACTCCACCGGTCTCGACGACACCGACTTCATCACCTATTTCGAGACCAACGATCTGGGGGCCTTCAACAACCTGCTGCTGTCCCTGGCCTCGGTGCCGGAGAACAAGTACCACGTTCGCTGGGGCAGCCCGACCATCCTGGGCACCATCCTGCCCTTCGAGACGGTGGTGAAGACCCTTTCGGGGATGTAG